Proteins from a genomic interval of Yoonia sp. GPGPB17:
- a CDS encoding alpha-D-ribose 1-methylphosphonate 5-phosphate C-P-lyase PhnJ: MTDQAYNFAYLDEQTKRMIRRAILKGLAIPGYQVPFASREMPMPYGWGTGGVQVSAAVLVPEDTFKVIDQGADDTTNAVSIRTFFERTAGVATTTATAKASVIQTRHRIPEEPLTDGQILVYQVPIPEPLRFLEPRESETRKMHSLEEYGLMHVKLYEDISRHGHIATSYAYPVKVEGRYVMDPSPIPKFDNPKLGDMAAIQLFGAGREQRIYALPPYTQVASLDFEDHPFEASKADHACGLCGAEHSYLDEVIVDDAGGRMFVCSDTDYCEARQAAGHKGKDAA; encoded by the coding sequence ATGACCGATCAAGCCTATAATTTCGCATATTTGGACGAACAGACGAAGCGGATGATCCGGCGTGCCATCCTCAAAGGGCTTGCAATCCCGGGGTATCAGGTGCCTTTTGCGTCGCGCGAGATGCCAATGCCTTATGGTTGGGGGACAGGCGGCGTGCAGGTTTCTGCTGCCGTTCTGGTGCCGGAAGATACCTTCAAAGTCATTGATCAGGGCGCAGATGACACCACCAATGCCGTGTCAATCAGAACGTTCTTTGAGCGGACAGCGGGGGTTGCAACAACGACTGCAACGGCAAAGGCTTCCGTCATTCAGACCCGCCACCGCATCCCTGAAGAGCCACTGACCGACGGGCAGATCCTTGTCTATCAGGTGCCAATCCCCGAACCGCTCAGGTTTCTTGAGCCGCGCGAAAGCGAGACCCGCAAAATGCATAGCCTGGAAGAATACGGTTTGATGCATGTGAAGCTATACGAAGATATCAGTCGGCACGGGCATATCGCGACCTCTTACGCCTATCCCGTAAAGGTCGAGGGCCGCTATGTCATGGACCCTTCCCCCATTCCAAAGTTCGACAACCCAAAACTGGGGGATATGGCTGCAATCCAGCTGTTTGGCGCAGGCCGCGAACAACGTATCTATGCGCTGCCGCCCTATACGCAGGTGGCTAGCCTTGATTTCGAGGATCACCCATTTGAAGCCTCGAAGGCCGATCATGCCTGCGGCCTTTGTGGTGCAGAGCATAGCTATCTTGACGAGGTCATCGTGGATGACGCGGGTGGACGGATGTTTGTCTGCTCGGACACAGATTATTGCGAAGCCCGCCAAGCGGCTGGTCACAAGGGAAAGGACGCCGCATGA
- the phnK gene encoding phosphonate C-P lyase system protein PhnK: MTPLLSVQGITKRYGAHIGCADVSFDLYPGEVMGIVGESGSGKSTLLNCMAGHLTPDAGEVVFDTRADGPQDTVTMSEPARRMLSRTDWAFVHQHARDGLRMGVSAGGNVGERLMAVGERHYGDIRDKATDWLQRVEISADRVDDRPTTFSGGMQQRLQIARNLVTGPRLVFMDEPTGGLDVSVQARLLDLLRGLVRDMGLSAIIVTHDLAVVRLLADRLMVMKSGHVVEAGLTDQVLDDPQHPYSQLLVSSVLQV, encoded by the coding sequence ATGACACCTTTGCTGTCTGTTCAGGGGATAACCAAGCGCTATGGCGCACATATCGGCTGTGCTGACGTATCCTTTGATCTGTACCCCGGTGAGGTCATGGGGATCGTTGGCGAAAGCGGGTCGGGTAAATCAACCCTGCTGAACTGTATGGCCGGGCACCTGACCCCGGATGCAGGCGAGGTTGTCTTTGATACACGCGCCGACGGCCCACAGGATACTGTCACCATGTCAGAGCCTGCCCGACGGATGCTATCGCGCACGGACTGGGCCTTTGTGCACCAGCATGCTCGCGATGGCTTGCGCATGGGTGTCAGCGCTGGCGGCAACGTGGGCGAGCGGTTAATGGCCGTTGGCGAACGTCACTACGGTGACATCCGCGACAAGGCGACCGATTGGTTGCAGCGGGTGGAAATCAGCGCCGATCGTGTCGATGATCGGCCCACCACATTTTCCGGCGGCATGCAGCAGCGCTTACAGATTGCCCGCAATCTGGTCACCGGTCCGCGCCTCGTTTTCATGGATGAACCGACAGGCGGGCTTGATGTTTCGGTGCAGGCGCGGCTTTTGGATCTCTTGCGGGGGCTGGTCCGCGACATGGGGCTATCGGCCATCATCGTGACCCATGATCTGGCGGTCGTGCGCCTTTTGGCAGATCGCTTGATGGTGATGAAATCGGGGCATGTGGTCGAGGCGGGCCTGACTGATCAAGTCTTAGATGACCCGCAACATCCCTATAGCCAGCTTCTGGTCAGCTCTGTTTTACAGGTGTAA